One stretch of Streptomyces sp. NBC_01142 DNA includes these proteins:
- a CDS encoding cation-translocating P-type ATPase yields the protein METSQVELTIGGMTCASCAARVEKKLNRMDGVSATVNYATEKAKISYAEGTEVADLIATVVKTGYTAEKPPPPEPANEPAANSAPEITTPGAPEATDAGPASLRQRLIVSAALATPVVLMAMIPALQFDNWQWLSLTLAAPVAVWGALPFHRAAWTNLRHGAATMDTLVSLGTLAAFGWSVWALFLGDAGMPGMRHGFDFTVSRTDGASTIYLEVSAGVVTFILLGRYLEARSKRKAGAALRALLELGAKDVSVLRGGTDGGKEGGTYGGTEVRIPVDRLAVGDRFVVRPGEKIATDGTVVEGTSAVDASMLTGESVPMDVTAGDPVTGSCVNTAGRLIVEATRIGADTQLARMARLVEDAQNGKAEVQRLADRISAVFVPAVLLIAVATLTVWLLVTGDPTAAFTAAVAVLIIACPCALGLATPTALMVGTGRGAQLGILIKGPEVLESTRKVDTVVLDKTGTVTTGRMRLQGVYAAETAEEHELLRFAGALEHASEHPVARAVAAGAEERVGPLPAPESFTNVPGLGVRGVVDGHQVLVGRARLLEDAGVELPRELMDAAAAAAGPGGRTAVFAARDGKALGVLTVADAVKDTSAEAVQRLRALGLTPVLLTGDNRAVAASVAAEVGIDEVYAEVMPEEKVQVVKRLQAEGRSVAMVGDGVNDAAALATADLGLAMGTGTDAAIQAGDLTLVRGDLRVAADAIRLARRTLATIKGNLYWAFGYNVAALPLAASGLLSPMIAGFAMAFSSVFVVTNSLRLRSFL from the coding sequence GTGGAAACATCCCAGGTGGAGCTCACCATCGGCGGGATGACCTGCGCCTCCTGCGCCGCTCGCGTCGAGAAGAAGCTCAACCGCATGGACGGCGTCAGCGCCACCGTCAACTACGCGACGGAGAAGGCGAAGATTTCCTACGCGGAGGGGACCGAGGTCGCCGATCTCATCGCCACCGTCGTGAAGACCGGCTACACGGCCGAGAAACCCCCGCCTCCCGAGCCCGCGAACGAACCCGCAGCGAACTCCGCACCAGAGATCACGACTCCCGGGGCTCCCGAGGCCACGGACGCCGGCCCGGCTTCCCTCCGGCAACGCCTGATCGTCTCCGCCGCGCTCGCCACGCCCGTCGTCCTCATGGCGATGATCCCGGCTCTCCAGTTCGACAACTGGCAGTGGCTCTCGCTCACGCTCGCCGCCCCCGTAGCCGTCTGGGGTGCGCTGCCCTTCCACCGGGCCGCGTGGACCAACCTCCGGCACGGCGCGGCCACCATGGACACCCTGGTCTCACTCGGCACGCTCGCCGCCTTCGGCTGGTCCGTGTGGGCGCTGTTCCTCGGGGACGCGGGTATGCCCGGCATGCGCCATGGCTTCGACTTCACCGTCTCCCGCACCGACGGCGCCTCGACGATCTATCTCGAGGTCTCCGCGGGCGTGGTCACCTTCATCCTCCTCGGCCGCTACCTGGAGGCACGCTCCAAGCGGAAGGCGGGCGCAGCGCTGCGGGCCCTGCTGGAGCTGGGCGCCAAGGACGTCTCCGTACTGAGAGGCGGCACGGACGGCGGTAAGGAGGGCGGCACGTACGGCGGTACGGAAGTGCGTATCCCGGTCGACCGGCTCGCCGTCGGCGACCGCTTCGTCGTACGCCCGGGCGAGAAGATCGCCACCGACGGCACGGTCGTCGAGGGCACCTCCGCCGTCGACGCCTCGATGCTCACGGGCGAATCGGTCCCCATGGACGTGACCGCGGGCGACCCGGTCACCGGCAGCTGCGTCAACACCGCCGGCCGCCTCATCGTCGAGGCCACCCGGATCGGCGCGGACACCCAGCTCGCCCGGATGGCCAGGCTGGTCGAGGACGCCCAGAACGGCAAGGCCGAGGTGCAGCGCCTCGCCGACCGGATCTCGGCCGTCTTCGTCCCCGCCGTGCTGCTGATCGCCGTCGCCACGCTCACCGTCTGGCTGCTGGTGACCGGCGACCCGACCGCCGCGTTCACCGCCGCCGTCGCCGTGCTGATCATCGCCTGCCCCTGCGCACTGGGCCTGGCCACCCCGACCGCCCTCATGGTCGGTACGGGCCGCGGGGCCCAGCTCGGCATCCTGATCAAGGGACCGGAGGTGCTGGAGTCCACCCGCAAGGTCGACACCGTCGTACTGGACAAGACGGGGACGGTCACCACCGGCCGGATGCGCCTTCAGGGCGTGTACGCCGCCGAAACGGCCGAGGAGCACGAACTGCTGCGCTTCGCGGGCGCACTGGAGCACGCCTCGGAGCACCCCGTCGCCCGCGCCGTCGCGGCGGGCGCCGAGGAGCGGGTCGGCCCCCTCCCGGCCCCTGAGAGCTTCACGAACGTCCCCGGCCTCGGCGTACGCGGGGTCGTCGACGGCCACCAGGTGCTGGTCGGCCGCGCCCGACTGCTCGAGGACGCGGGCGTGGAGCTGCCGCGCGAGCTCATGGACGCCGCAGCCGCCGCTGCCGGCCCCGGGGGGCGTACGGCCGTCTTCGCCGCCCGGGACGGCAAGGCCCTCGGCGTCCTCACGGTCGCCGACGCGGTCAAGGACACCAGCGCCGAAGCGGTCCAACGGCTGAGGGCCCTCGGCCTCACCCCCGTCCTGCTGACCGGCGACAACAGAGCGGTGGCCGCGTCCGTCGCGGCCGAGGTCGGCATCGACGAGGTGTACGCCGAGGTCATGCCCGAGGAGAAGGTGCAGGTGGTGAAGCGTCTGCAGGCCGAGGGCCGCAGCGTTGCGATGGTCGGCGACGGTGTGAACGACGCGGCCGCACTCGCCACCGCGGACCTCGGCCTGGCGATGGGTACGGGCACGGACGCGGCGATCCAGGCCGGTGACCTCACCCTCGTACGGGGGGATCTGAGGGTTGCAGCGGACGCGATCCGTCTCGCACGTCGGACTCTGGCCACAATCAAAGGGAATCTTTACTGGGCCTTCGGCTACAACGTGGCCGCACTGCCTCTCGCGGCATCAGGCCTGCTCAGCCCCATGATCGCCGGATTCGCGATGGCCTTTTCATCCGTATTTGTGGTAACCAACAGCCTGCGGCTCCGCTCCTTCTTGTGA
- a CDS encoding citrate synthase, which translates to MSDNSVVLRYADGEYTYPVVDSTVGDKGFDIGKLRAQTGLVTLDSGYGNTAAYKSSITYLDGEQGILRYRGYPIEQLAERSTFVEVAYLLINGELPTVDELSSFKGEITQHTLLHEDVKRFYGGFPRDAHPMAMLSSVVSALSTFYQDSHNPFDEKQRHLSTVRLLAKLPTIAAYAYKKSIGHPFVYPRNDLGYVENFLRMTFSVPAQEYDLDPVVVSALDKLLILHADHEQNCSTSTVRLVGSSQANMFASISAGISALWGPLHGGANQSVLEMLEGIQANGGDVDSFIRKVKNKEDGVRLMGFGHRVYKSFDPRAKIIKAAAHDVLSALGKSDELLDIALKLEEHALSDEYFVSRNLYPNVDFYTGLIYRAMGFPTEMFTVLFAIGRLPGWIAQWHEMIKEPGSRIGRPRQIYTGEVLRDFVPVEAR; encoded by the coding sequence GTGAGCGACAACTCTGTAGTACTGCGGTACGCGGACGGTGAATACACCTACCCGGTGGTCGACAGCACCGTCGGTGACAAGGGCTTCGACATCGGGAAGCTCCGAGCCCAGACCGGTCTGGTGACCCTGGACAGTGGATACGGCAATACCGCCGCCTACAAATCCTCGATCACCTACCTCGACGGCGAGCAGGGCATCCTGCGGTACCGCGGCTACCCGATCGAGCAGCTGGCTGAGCGGTCCACCTTCGTCGAGGTGGCGTACCTGCTGATCAACGGCGAGCTTCCGACGGTCGACGAGCTTTCGAGCTTCAAGGGTGAGATCACCCAGCACACGCTGCTGCACGAGGACGTCAAGCGGTTCTACGGCGGCTTCCCGCGCGACGCCCACCCGATGGCGATGCTGTCCTCCGTGGTCAGCGCGCTGTCGACGTTCTACCAGGACAGCCACAACCCGTTCGACGAGAAGCAGCGTCACCTCTCCACGGTCCGGCTGCTCGCCAAGCTGCCGACCATTGCGGCGTACGCGTACAAGAAGTCGATCGGCCACCCCTTCGTCTACCCGCGCAACGACCTCGGGTACGTGGAGAACTTCCTGCGGATGACCTTCTCGGTCCCCGCGCAGGAGTACGACCTGGACCCGGTCGTGGTCTCGGCGCTCGACAAGCTGCTGATTCTGCACGCGGACCACGAGCAGAACTGTTCGACCTCCACCGTGCGTCTGGTCGGCTCCTCGCAGGCGAACATGTTCGCCTCGATCTCCGCCGGCATCAGTGCCCTGTGGGGCCCGCTGCACGGTGGCGCCAACCAGTCGGTGCTGGAGATGCTCGAGGGCATCCAGGCCAACGGTGGCGACGTCGACTCCTTCATCCGCAAGGTGAAGAACAAGGAGGACGGCGTCCGTCTGATGGGCTTCGGCCACCGCGTCTACAAGAGCTTCGACCCCCGGGCGAAGATCATCAAGGCGGCGGCGCACGATGTCCTCTCGGCGCTCGGCAAGTCCGACGAGCTGCTCGACATCGCGCTCAAGCTGGAGGAGCACGCGCTCTCCGACGAGTACTTCGTCTCGCGCAACCTCTACCCCAACGTGGACTTCTACACCGGCCTGATCTACCGGGCCATGGGCTTCCCGACCGAGATGTTCACCGTGCTCTTCGCGATCGGCCGACTGCCCGGCTGGATCGCCCAGTGGCACGAGATGATCAAGGAGCCGGGTTCCCGTATCGGCCGCCCGCGCCAGATCTACACCGGCGAGGTCCTGCGCGACTTCGTCCCGGTCGAGGCTCGCTGA
- a CDS encoding ATP-dependent RecD-like DNA helicase, translated as MSNTAVLEGVLERITYANEENGYTVARVDTGRGSDLLTVVGSLLGAQPGESLRMEGRWGSHPQYGKQFTVENYTTVLPATIQGIRRYLGSGLIKGIGPRIAERIVEHFGTDTLDIIEQQPKKLIEVPGLGPKRTKLIGAAWEEQKAIKEVMIFLQGVGVSTSIAVRIYKKYEDASISVVKNQPYRLAADVWGIGFLTADKIAQAVGIPHDSPERVKAGLQYALSQSTDQGHCFLPEEQLISDSVKLLQVDTGLVIECLAELAGEEEGVVREAVPAPDGGEPVTAVYLVPFHRAEISLAAQLGRLLRAAEDRMPGFHDVAWDKALAWLAERTGAELAPEQEAAVRLALTKKVAVLTGGPGCGKSFTVRSIVELARAKKAKVVLAAPTGRAAKRLAELTGAEASTVHRLLELKPGGDAAYDRDRPLDADLVVVDEASMLDLLLANKLVKAVAPGAHLLLVGDVDQLPSVGAGEVLRDLLADGGPVPNVRLTRIFRQAQQSGVVTNAHRINSGVQPITSGLNDFFLFVEEETEDAGKLTVDVAARRIPAKFGLDPRRDVQVLAPMHRGPAGAGTLNGLLQQAITPARPDLPEKRVGGRVFRVGDKVTQIRNNYEKGKNGVFNGTVGVVTSLHLDDQRLTVLTDEDEEVPYDFDELDELAHAYAVTIHRSQGSEYPAVVIPVTTGAWMMLQRNLLYTAVTRAKKLVVLVGSRKAIGQAVRTVSAGRRFTALDHRLTG; from the coding sequence ATGTCCAACACGGCAGTGCTCGAAGGCGTCCTCGAGCGGATCACGTACGCCAACGAGGAGAACGGCTACACGGTCGCCCGCGTCGACACAGGACGCGGCAGCGATCTCCTCACGGTGGTCGGCTCGCTGCTCGGCGCGCAGCCGGGCGAGTCCCTGCGCATGGAGGGCCGCTGGGGCTCCCACCCGCAGTACGGCAAGCAGTTCACGGTGGAGAACTACACCACGGTCCTGCCGGCCACCATCCAGGGCATACGCCGCTATCTCGGCTCGGGCCTGATCAAGGGCATCGGCCCCAGGATCGCCGAGCGGATCGTTGAGCACTTCGGCACCGACACCCTCGACATCATCGAGCAGCAGCCGAAGAAGCTCATCGAGGTCCCCGGACTCGGCCCGAAGCGGACCAAGTTGATCGGTGCCGCGTGGGAGGAGCAGAAGGCCATCAAGGAGGTCATGATCTTCCTCCAGGGGGTCGGGGTCTCGACGTCCATCGCGGTGCGGATCTACAAGAAGTACGAGGACGCCTCGATCTCGGTCGTGAAGAACCAGCCGTACCGCCTGGCCGCGGATGTCTGGGGCATCGGTTTCCTCACGGCCGACAAGATCGCCCAGGCGGTCGGGATACCCCACGACAGCCCTGAGCGGGTCAAGGCGGGCCTCCAGTACGCCCTGTCGCAGTCCACCGACCAGGGGCACTGCTTCCTGCCCGAGGAGCAGCTGATCTCGGATTCGGTGAAGCTGCTCCAGGTGGACACCGGCCTTGTCATCGAGTGCCTCGCCGAGCTCGCGGGTGAGGAGGAAGGTGTCGTACGGGAGGCGGTGCCGGCCCCGGACGGCGGGGAGCCGGTCACCGCGGTCTATCTGGTGCCCTTCCATCGCGCCGAGATCTCTCTCGCCGCCCAGCTCGGCCGGCTGCTGCGGGCCGCGGAGGACCGGATGCCGGGCTTCCACGATGTCGCCTGGGACAAGGCGCTGGCCTGGCTCGCGGAGCGTACGGGCGCGGAGCTGGCGCCCGAGCAGGAGGCGGCTGTCAGGCTTGCCCTCACCAAGAAGGTCGCGGTCCTGACGGGCGGCCCCGGCTGTGGCAAGTCGTTCACGGTCCGCTCCATCGTGGAGCTGGCCCGCGCCAAGAAGGCCAAGGTAGTGCTGGCGGCCCCCACCGGGCGGGCGGCCAAGCGGCTTGCCGAGCTGACCGGGGCCGAGGCGTCCACCGTGCACCGGCTGCTGGAGCTCAAGCCCGGTGGCGACGCGGCGTACGACCGGGACCGCCCGCTCGACGCGGATCTGGTGGTGGTCGACGAGGCGTCGATGCTCGATCTTCTTCTGGCCAACAAACTGGTCAAGGCGGTGGCTCCCGGCGCGCATCTGCTGCTGGTGGGGGACGTGGACCAGCTGCCGAGCGTCGGCGCGGGCGAGGTGCTGCGCGATCTGCTTGCCGACGGCGGCCCCGTGCCGAACGTCCGGCTGACGCGGATCTTCCGGCAGGCCCAGCAGTCCGGTGTCGTCACCAACGCCCACCGCATCAACTCCGGTGTCCAGCCGATCACTTCGGGTCTCAACGATTTCTTTCTGTTCGTGGAGGAAGAGACCGAGGACGCGGGAAAGCTCACCGTGGACGTGGCAGCCCGTCGCATTCCGGCCAAATTCGGACTGGATCCGCGGCGCGATGTGCAGGTGCTCGCGCCCATGCACCGTGGCCCCGCCGGCGCCGGCACGCTCAACGGCCTGCTCCAGCAGGCGATTACGCCCGCGCGTCCCGATCTCCCCGAGAAACGCGTCGGCGGCCGGGTCTTCCGCGTCGGCGACAAGGTCACCCAGATTCGCAACAATTACGAGAAAGGCAAGAACGGAGTCTTCAACGGCACGGTCGGCGTGGTCACCTCGCTCCACCTGGACGATCAGCGGCTGACGGTGCTGACGGACGAGGACGAGGAGGTTCCGTACGACTTCGACGAGCTGGACGAGTTGGCACACGCGTACGCCGTGACCATCCACCGCTCGCAGGGCAGTGAGTACCCGGCGGTGGTGATCCCGGTCACCACCGGGGCCTGGATGATGCTCCAGCGGAACCTCCTCTACACAGCGGTCACACGGGCCAAGAAACTCGTCGTGCTGGTCGGCTCCCGCAAGGCGATAGGGCAGGCCGTGCGCACTGTTTCCGCAGGCAGACGCTTCACCGCGCTCGACCACCGGCTGACCGGCTGA